The genomic region CAATACTATCGATTTAAAGATGACTGATTTGGTTAACCACAATACAGATCCAAACCAAATTATTAAAAACTTCGCCTTTACAAATCAGTCGTTAGTATCTGTTAATTCATCACAAAAAGATGCCAATCTCAAGTTAACTAAAATGTCTACAAATACAATGGTCAGCGGTGATTCATCTTATGACATTAATCAAGATTTCGATGCTAACTTCCAAGATTATGGTATGTATGGATTTGTATCAAACTCTGAATTTAGTGCTGGGTTATGGAGTAATGCGCAGATTGGACTTGGAGGCAATATGGACTTTTTACGCGTTCAAGTAGCCACTCAAAAAGTAGGCGATAAAATCTCAGTTGGACTAGGTTCGACACCTTGGTTTATTCAGCCTACACCAGAACATGAAAGTGCAGCAAAACAAGGTTTGCTTCCTCATATCAAAATAGCAATTGCTGAAGATGAAAATAATGATGGTGCTATTAACTGGCAAGACGGAGCCATTCGCTATCGAGATATTATGAACAATCCGTATGGCTATGAAGAAGTTCCTGAGCTTGTAGGTTATCGTATCGCCATGAACTTTGGATCTCAAGCACAAAATCCATTTTTAAAAACTTTAGATGGGGTTAAAAAATTCTACCTGAACACTGATGGTTTAGGTCAATCTATTTTGCTTAAAGGTTATGGAAGTGAAGGCCATGATTCCGGCCATTTAGATTATGCAAATATCGGTAAGCGTATGGGAGGCGCTGAAGACTTTAATGCATTACTCGAAAAAGGTGCTGATTATGGTGCACGCTTTGGTATACACATTAATGCATCTGAAACGTATCCAGAATCCAAAGTATTCAATCCAGATTTACTCTTAAAAAATGAAGATGGGTCATATAGCTATGGTTGGAACTGGCTTGATCAAGGCTTTAATATTAATGCAGATTATGATTTAACGCACGGTCGAAAAGAAAGATTTGAAGCATTGAAAAAAATTGTCGGTGACCGACTCGACTTTGTATATGTAGACGTATGGGGCAACGGTCAGTCTGGTAATAATACCGCATGGCCATCTCATCAACTTGCCAAAGAGTTAAATGATTTAGGTTGGCGCGTTGGCGTTGAATGGGGACACGGTATGGAATATGATTCAACATTCCAACATTGGGCTGCTGATTTAACTTATGGTGGTTACGAAAACAAAGGCATTAACTCTGAGGTCGCACGTTTTATTCGAAATCATCAAAAGGATTCTTGGGTTGGTAACTATCCAAGCTACTCTGGTGCTGCTGATTTCCCACTACTCGGTGGTTATGATATGAAAGATTTTGAAGGTTGGCAAGGACGTAACAATTATAGTGACTATATCAAAAATATCTTTGAAACGAATATACCTACAAAGTTTTTACAACATTATCTAGTCATGCGTATTGAACACGGCGATCCAGTCGAAATGACTGCTAATGGCAAAACGATTCAATGGACGCCAGAAATGTTTATCGAGTTACAAAACAAATCAGGCGATACTGTTACGGTTGAACGTTTATCCAATGATTATCAAAATGATATCGATAACTATCGTTCACGTATTATCCGTTTGAATGACCGTGTTGTTTTAAATGGCGATAACTATCTTATCCCTTGGAATTGGGACGCTGATGGAAAACCGCTTACTGGTGACAAAGAAAAACTATACCACTGGAATAAAAAAGGCGGCACAACAACATGGACACTTCCAGACACATGGAAAACAAATCAAGTTGTCCTGTATCAATTAACTGAAACAGGTCGAAAACTGGTTGATAAGATTCCAGTAGTGAATGGTCAAGTAACTTTACAAAATATCAGTGCTGAAACACCGTATGTTCTATACCAAAGTGAACAACCTGAGCAAAAGGTATCATGGAGTGAAGGCATGCATATTCACGATTCTGGATTCAATAGTCAAAAACTAGATCATTGGAACATACAAGGAGATGCTTCTAAAGTAAGCATCGTTAAATCCGTATCAAGTAATGAAATGCTAAAATTTGATAATGTGACTAAAGATACAGCAGTTACACAACAACTCACAAACCTTGAGCCCGGAAAGACATATGCTTTATATGTAGGTATTGATAATCGAAGTGACGCGAAAGCACACGCAATAGTATCAAGTAATGGCAAAATCCTTGCCTCAAATCAAACAGGTCAATCTATTGCTAAAAACTATGTTAAAGCAGACGCGCATAACACAAGTCGAAATTCAGAAACATTCAAAAATGGTAATAGCTATTTCCAAAACATGTATGTCTTCTTCACCGCACCAGAAAGCGGTAATGTATCGCTTACACTTGCTCGCGATGCTGGTGAAGGTGCCACGTACTTTGATGATGTTCGTATCGTAAACACTGATAGCAATTTGCTAAAAGATGGCAAATTCCATCAAGATTTTGAAAATGTACCTCAAGGCTTATTCCCATTTGTTGTTTCTGAAGCAGAGGGTGTAGAAGATAACCGTATTCATTTATCAGAACTGAATGCACCGTATACACAAAGAGGATGGAATAATAAACTTGTGAGCGATGTCATTGATGGCAAATGGTCTCTTAAAGTGAATGGGCAAACAGGTAAAAACAAGATGCTTATCCAAACAATCCCACAAAACTTTTATTTTGAGCCAGGTCGTAAATATAAAATTTCATTTGATTACGAATCAGGATCAGATGATACGTATGCTTTTGCAACAGGCAACGGAGATATCTCAAAAAATAGAGATTTCAAATTGACACCTTTAAAAAATACAATCGATCCAGGTGCACCACAGCGCGTTACATTTGAAGTAACAGGCGCAGAAAACGGTTTGACATGGATTGGTATTTATTCAACAGACAAATCATCTGACCCTAGAGGTGAAAAAGATCAAAATCGCATCAATTTTGAAGGTACAAAAGATTTTATATTAGATAATTTAACGATTGAAGTCGTACCTGAGACAAATGAAGAACCAGCACCTAACACACTAATAGATCAAC from Staphylococcus felis harbors:
- a CDS encoding endo-alpha-N-acetylgalactosaminidase family protein: MIQFRKQNYSIRKYAIGTSSVLLGFTIFLSHASTALADENTTPTAPNNAVSTESSEPQSDTDQEAPEPKNTNLQPELNDTNHAPQGSETREEAHVQDNTSDVQPPSTENQAIEPSSQPANDNELTSPQNLEKTTDATDDQTTNQDETISTTKDTTRSSDTSEINQNTPNTDETIANQSNLNDKPVTSEAIPKTLENQNSTSQPDNSTLNAPELDSNHDRPTEPESTPPANSTNGQFYNATNTRQAQDAPTTERALSDKASTEQAQPTYDTLSSDKMDVTIDKLFPAVKKYTLKNGKTVEGQVVDDRSIILNSVQVTPKVSYQKLNQNTAQYIMDVQDTEHNIDATLTFELSVIDNTIDLKMTDLVNHNTDPNQIIKNFAFTNQSLVSVNSSQKDANLKLTKMSTNTMVSGDSSYDINQDFDANFQDYGMYGFVSNSEFSAGLWSNAQIGLGGNMDFLRVQVATQKVGDKISVGLGSTPWFIQPTPEHESAAKQGLLPHIKIAIAEDENNDGAINWQDGAIRYRDIMNNPYGYEEVPELVGYRIAMNFGSQAQNPFLKTLDGVKKFYLNTDGLGQSILLKGYGSEGHDSGHLDYANIGKRMGGAEDFNALLEKGADYGARFGIHINASETYPESKVFNPDLLLKNEDGSYSYGWNWLDQGFNINADYDLTHGRKERFEALKKIVGDRLDFVYVDVWGNGQSGNNTAWPSHQLAKELNDLGWRVGVEWGHGMEYDSTFQHWAADLTYGGYENKGINSEVARFIRNHQKDSWVGNYPSYSGAADFPLLGGYDMKDFEGWQGRNNYSDYIKNIFETNIPTKFLQHYLVMRIEHGDPVEMTANGKTIQWTPEMFIELQNKSGDTVTVERLSNDYQNDIDNYRSRIIRLNDRVVLNGDNYLIPWNWDADGKPLTGDKEKLYHWNKKGGTTTWTLPDTWKTNQVVLYQLTETGRKLVDKIPVVNGQVTLQNISAETPYVLYQSEQPEQKVSWSEGMHIHDSGFNSQKLDHWNIQGDASKVSIVKSVSSNEMLKFDNVTKDTAVTQQLTNLEPGKTYALYVGIDNRSDAKAHAIVSSNGKILASNQTGQSIAKNYVKADAHNTSRNSETFKNGNSYFQNMYVFFTAPESGNVSLTLARDAGEGATYFDDVRIVNTDSNLLKDGKFHQDFENVPQGLFPFVVSEAEGVEDNRIHLSELNAPYTQRGWNNKLVSDVIDGKWSLKVNGQTGKNKMLIQTIPQNFYFEPGRKYKISFDYESGSDDTYAFATGNGDISKNRDFKLTPLKNTIDPGAPQRVTFEVTGAENGLTWIGIYSTDKSSDPRGEKDQNRINFEGTKDFILDNLTIEVVPETNEEPAPNTLIDQPNEETPLTDTSQGNDTLATAVPNDSSDVNNGSSTDVSNNLSESDTTHEDDTPTTANDTGISGNQSQDEMAHPNMSNHNVISLGAQEGLADTLMTQNISKQNAQSSTHAEQMHSKTQEANQLPETGQTTHTSRTGLLAMITGALMSLFAFRHRRHKQ